From the uncultured Trichococcus sp. genome, one window contains:
- a CDS encoding MetQ/NlpA family ABC transporter substrate-binding protein — protein MKKKNVLFSGVAALTLFLAACGSSDSNTDSAADTAASEAEAVKIGVVSEVEVEVWEDVASRLEAKGIELEIVQFSDYVQPNVALENGAIDLNAFQHVAYLEDFNANNESDLTPIGFTYVSPLGLYSEKVTDYADIAEDASIAIPNDVTNGGRALLLLQAIGLIKVDEAKGTTPTVNDIIENPKNINFEELDAAQIARSLQDVDAAVINTNYATDSGLNPKEDALFLDTDNIASVADVYKNIIAARSEDIDNETYKQVVAEYQTSETAALLDDVTAGNDVPAWEQ, from the coding sequence ATGAAAAAGAAAAACGTATTATTCTCAGGTGTTGCAGCACTTACTTTATTTTTAGCAGCTTGCGGAAGCAGCGACTCGAACACGGACTCAGCCGCGGACACCGCCGCTTCAGAAGCTGAAGCAGTGAAAATCGGCGTAGTCAGCGAAGTTGAAGTTGAAGTCTGGGAAGATGTTGCCAGCCGTTTGGAAGCTAAAGGAATCGAATTGGAAATCGTCCAGTTCAGCGACTATGTACAGCCCAACGTCGCCTTGGAAAATGGTGCCATCGACCTGAACGCGTTCCAGCATGTGGCTTATCTTGAAGATTTCAATGCCAACAACGAGTCGGATCTGACTCCGATCGGCTTCACTTATGTTTCTCCACTTGGTCTGTACTCCGAAAAAGTGACCGACTATGCCGACATTGCCGAGGATGCCAGCATCGCCATCCCTAACGACGTGACCAACGGCGGACGCGCACTTCTTTTATTACAAGCAATCGGCTTAATCAAAGTCGATGAAGCAAAAGGAACGACACCGACAGTCAATGATATCATCGAGAACCCGAAGAACATCAACTTTGAAGAATTGGATGCAGCGCAAATCGCACGCTCCCTTCAGGATGTTGATGCAGCAGTCATCAACACAAACTACGCTACCGATTCCGGTCTGAATCCGAAAGAAGATGCACTCTTCCTTGATACCGACAACATCGCAAGCGTTGCAGACGTCTACAAAAACATCATTGCAGCACGTTCTGAGGATATCGACAACGAAACCTACAAGCAAGTCGTTGCGGAATACCAAACATCCGAAACGGCAGCCCTTCTGGACGATGTCACAGCAGGCAATGACGTACCAGCCTGGGAACAGTAA
- a CDS encoding MetQ/NlpA family ABC transporter substrate-binding protein, giving the protein MKKSKLLGGLVLTASLFLAACGNGDTTADSSAAESSSTVAAEPTTVKIGLVSESAVEIWEAVAERLEDENIDLEIVKFTDYNQPNIALDTGELDLNAFQHVAFLENYNANNDADLTPIGFTFVSPLGIYSDKYADYSEIQDGDTIAIPNDVTNGGRALLLLQAIDLITLDNATGTSPTVGDIIENPKNLNIEELDAAQLPRSLEDAGAAVINTNFAVDSGLVPTEDALYLDTDNIQEVLDIYKNIVAARAEDVDNEVYKKVVAAYQTEETKALIAETTANTDIPAWD; this is encoded by the coding sequence ATGAAAAAGAGTAAATTACTTGGTGGCCTGGTCCTTACAGCTTCACTATTCCTGGCAGCATGCGGAAACGGCGACACAACCGCTGACTCGTCCGCTGCGGAGTCAAGCAGCACAGTTGCAGCAGAACCAACTACAGTCAAAATCGGCCTGGTCAGCGAATCCGCTGTCGAAATTTGGGAAGCCGTCGCAGAGCGCCTGGAAGACGAAAACATCGATCTTGAAATCGTCAAATTCACTGACTACAACCAACCGAACATCGCGTTGGATACCGGCGAACTCGACTTGAACGCCTTCCAGCACGTAGCTTTCCTGGAAAACTACAACGCGAACAACGACGCAGACTTGACGCCAATCGGATTCACTTTTGTGTCTCCACTGGGGATCTACTCTGACAAATATGCAGATTACAGCGAAATACAGGACGGCGACACGATTGCTATCCCGAATGACGTAACCAACGGCGGACGCGCTTTGTTGCTGCTGCAAGCCATCGACTTGATCACTTTGGACAACGCAACAGGAACATCCCCAACTGTAGGTGACATCATCGAAAACCCTAAGAACCTGAACATCGAAGAATTGGATGCCGCTCAATTGCCGCGTTCGCTTGAAGATGCAGGCGCTGCAGTCATCAACACCAACTTCGCTGTCGATTCCGGACTTGTACCGACTGAAGATGCCCTTTACTTGGATACAGACAACATTCAGGAAGTCTTGGACATCTACAAAAACATCGTGGCTGCCCGTGCAGAAGACGTCGACAATGAAGTCTACAAAAAAGTTGTAGCAGCATACCAAACAGAAGAAACAAAAGCTTTGATTGCAGAAACAACTGCAAACACAGATATCCCTGCTTGGGACTAA
- a CDS encoding MurR/RpiR family transcriptional regulator: MLIRERLENFDFSNSEQKIVTYILEKKAAIQEMTTKEIAEATYTSPSTLVRIAHKMNFSGWSDLKEAFLKEEEYLQKHFSEINANLPFQRNDTIMSIASKIAALEKESIDDTLSLITHDDLQKAIQIIRKSSYTSLFAVSNNLLITQEFQHNMSRIKKRVDICSLQGETIFKAHLADPSSCAIIVSYSGETSILNETIQYLKANKIPIIAITNIGDNTAARMADCVLRISTREKLYSKIATFSTDSAIVYLLDVLYSCIFALDYDANLQLRISTSKMIEAGRSSTVAIIKEEDHASR, from the coding sequence ATGCTTATCAGAGAACGGCTGGAGAATTTTGATTTCTCGAACAGCGAACAAAAGATAGTAACTTATATATTGGAGAAAAAAGCGGCCATTCAGGAAATGACCACTAAAGAGATTGCCGAAGCGACATACACTTCCCCTTCCACATTGGTAAGGATTGCCCATAAGATGAACTTCAGCGGCTGGAGCGATTTGAAGGAAGCCTTCTTGAAAGAAGAAGAATATTTGCAGAAACATTTCAGTGAAATAAACGCTAACCTGCCTTTTCAACGTAATGATACCATCATGTCGATTGCAAGTAAAATTGCTGCCTTGGAAAAGGAATCCATCGACGACACCTTGTCGCTGATCACCCATGACGACCTGCAGAAGGCCATCCAGATCATCCGGAAGTCTTCCTACACCAGTCTTTTTGCCGTCAGCAACAACCTGTTGATCACGCAGGAATTCCAGCACAACATGTCGCGGATCAAAAAACGGGTGGACATCTGTTCGTTGCAGGGCGAAACGATCTTCAAGGCGCACCTGGCGGATCCTTCCTCCTGCGCGATCATCGTTTCCTATTCCGGGGAAACTTCAATATTGAACGAAACGATCCAATATTTGAAGGCGAACAAAATCCCCATCATCGCCATCACCAATATCGGGGACAACACGGCGGCACGGATGGCGGATTGCGTGCTCAGGATCTCTACAAGGGAGAAGCTCTATTCAAAAATCGCCACCTTCTCCACCGACAGCGCCATCGTGTACCTGCTGGACGTGCTCTATTCCTGCATCTTCGCGCTCGATTACGACGCCAACCTGCAGCTGCGGATCAGCACTTCCAAGATGATCGAAGCCGGCCGATCCTCAACGGTTGCTATCATCAAGGAGGAGGATCACGCTTCTAGATGA
- a CDS encoding amidohydrolase has protein sequence MTINQKQIHEEVTDIYDYIIALRRHFHRHPEPSLKEFETIQRIKEEVEEIGVPYINVGETGILATLIGGKGAGKTILLRADIDALPLPDETGKPYASVNPGFNHACGHDGHTASLLGALKILKEHQHEFSGTIQFAFQPAEEIGAGARQFVRGGYIDDIDHVFGIHLQSGTQVGKIVATPGPSNASCDIFKIKVFGKSGHVSRPDLGRDALVSAAAIVTELQTIVAREVRPTDEVVVGIGVLRAGTNYNIIANEAEIEGTVRTFSHEVRDQVLEAVERIARNVSDAHRTTIEFSNYDAAAPLINDIQAANHAIKVASDIVGIENVITDSPKSMGADDFADYLAVARGVYCFIGTQSSEETAYGHHHEKFDIDEKGLAIATELHISYALSYLNDPF, from the coding sequence ATGACAATCAACCAAAAACAGATCCATGAAGAAGTTACCGATATCTACGACTACATCATCGCCCTGCGCCGCCATTTCCATCGGCATCCGGAGCCGAGCCTGAAGGAATTCGAAACGATCCAACGCATCAAGGAAGAAGTCGAAGAAATCGGCGTGCCTTACATCAATGTCGGTGAGACCGGCATCTTGGCCACCTTGATAGGCGGAAAAGGAGCAGGCAAGACCATTCTGCTGCGCGCCGATATCGATGCACTGCCACTACCGGATGAGACCGGCAAACCCTACGCTTCCGTCAACCCCGGTTTCAACCACGCCTGCGGACATGATGGCCACACCGCTTCCCTGTTAGGTGCGCTGAAAATCCTGAAGGAACATCAGCATGAGTTCTCCGGCACAATCCAGTTCGCCTTCCAACCAGCGGAAGAAATCGGTGCTGGAGCGCGCCAATTCGTGCGCGGTGGTTATATCGACGATATCGACCATGTCTTCGGCATCCATCTGCAATCCGGCACACAAGTGGGCAAAATCGTCGCGACACCGGGCCCTTCCAACGCGTCCTGCGACATCTTCAAGATCAAAGTTTTCGGCAAGAGCGGACACGTCTCGCGTCCGGATCTGGGGCGCGACGCTTTGGTCAGTGCAGCGGCCATCGTCACCGAACTGCAGACCATCGTAGCCAGGGAAGTCCGCCCCACCGATGAAGTCGTGGTTGGCATCGGGGTGTTGCGCGCTGGCACGAACTACAACATCATCGCCAACGAAGCCGAAATCGAAGGCACCGTCCGGACATTCAGCCACGAAGTCCGCGATCAGGTGTTGGAGGCTGTGGAAAGGATCGCCCGGAATGTTTCCGATGCGCACCGCACAACCATCGAGTTCTCCAACTACGATGCCGCGGCACCGCTGATCAATGACATCCAGGCAGCCAACCATGCCATCAAGGTCGCCTCGGACATCGTCGGAATCGAGAACGTCATCACCGACAGCCCGAAAAGCATGGGCGCTGACGATTTCGCGGATTACTTGGCGGTCGCGCGCGGTGTCTACTGCTTCATCGGCACGCAAAGCAGCGAAGAGACAGCCTACGGACATCACCACGAGAAATTCGATATCGATGAAAAAGGCTTGGCCATCGCTACGGAATTGCATATTTCCTACGCGCTGTCCTACTTGAATGATCCATTCTAA
- a CDS encoding 6-phospho-beta-glucosidase, producing the protein MALDKDFLWGGALAAHQFEGGVLNTSKGLSVADVMTAGAHGVPRVITDGVVEGNYYPNHVGIDFYGRYKEDIALFAEMGFKCFRTSIAWSRIFPNGDEAEPNEEGLQFYDDVFDELLKYGIEPVITLSHFEMPYHLAKEYGGFMNRKTIDFFVNFAEVCFKRYKDKVKYWMTFNEINNQMNYKNDIFGWTNSGAHFGDYPNPEEAMYQCGHYELVASALAVKIGKEINPDFQIGNMIAMVPIYPYSSRPADMVLSNQMMHDRWFFCDVQCRGHYPAYALKMFERKGFNLDITEADKKALAEGTVDYIGFSYYMSNCVDSTVNKDVSKALDGSSAHSVKNPFIEESDWGWAIDPEGLRYALNLFYERYEKPLFIVENGFGAIDVKEEDGSCHDPYRIDYLRSHIEEMKKAVEEDGVDLMGYTPWGCIDCVSFTTGEMKKRYGFIYVDRDNEGNGTLERSKKDSFDWYKQVIASNGEELV; encoded by the coding sequence ATGGCATTGGATAAAGACTTTTTGTGGGGCGGCGCATTGGCCGCCCATCAGTTTGAAGGAGGGGTTCTGAACACTTCCAAAGGCTTGAGCGTGGCGGACGTCATGACAGCCGGAGCGCACGGCGTTCCCCGCGTCATCACGGATGGTGTGGTCGAAGGCAATTATTATCCGAACCACGTCGGCATCGACTTCTACGGCCGTTACAAAGAGGACATCGCTTTGTTCGCAGAAATGGGCTTCAAATGCTTCCGCACCTCGATCGCTTGGTCGCGCATCTTTCCGAATGGCGATGAAGCGGAGCCGAATGAAGAAGGCCTGCAGTTCTATGATGATGTTTTCGATGAATTGTTGAAATACGGCATCGAACCGGTCATCACGCTTTCCCACTTCGAGATGCCTTATCATTTGGCCAAAGAATACGGCGGCTTCATGAACCGCAAAACGATCGATTTCTTCGTCAACTTCGCGGAAGTCTGCTTCAAGCGCTACAAGGACAAAGTGAAATATTGGATGACCTTCAATGAAATCAACAACCAAATGAACTACAAAAACGATATCTTCGGCTGGACGAACTCGGGCGCGCATTTCGGTGACTATCCCAATCCGGAAGAAGCGATGTATCAATGCGGGCACTATGAATTGGTCGCCAGTGCTTTGGCCGTCAAAATAGGCAAAGAGATCAACCCGGATTTCCAAATCGGAAATATGATCGCGATGGTTCCGATCTATCCGTATTCTTCTCGTCCGGCTGACATGGTATTGTCGAACCAGATGATGCACGATCGCTGGTTCTTCTGCGATGTGCAATGCCGCGGCCACTATCCGGCGTATGCTTTGAAGATGTTCGAACGCAAAGGCTTCAACCTGGACATCACCGAAGCAGACAAAAAAGCTTTGGCTGAAGGCACGGTTGATTATATCGGCTTCTCCTACTATATGAGTAACTGCGTCGATTCGACCGTAAATAAAGATGTATCGAAAGCTTTGGACGGTTCCAGCGCGCACTCCGTGAAGAACCCGTTCATCGAAGAGTCCGACTGGGGCTGGGCGATCGATCCGGAAGGACTGCGTTATGCCTTGAACCTGTTCTACGAACGCTATGAAAAACCATTATTCATCGTCGAAAACGGCTTCGGTGCGATCGACGTCAAGGAAGAGGATGGCAGCTGCCACGATCCATACCGCATCGACTACCTGAGATCACATATTGAAGAGATGAAAAAAGCTGTCGAAGAGGACGGCGTCGATCTGATGGGCTACACACCATGGGGCTGCATCGACTGCGTATCCTTCACGACCGGCGAAATGAAGAAACGCTACGGTTTCATCTATGTCGACAGAGACAATGAAGGCAACGGCACACTGGAAAGAAGCAAAAAAGATTCCTTTGATTGGTACAAGCAGGTTATCGCTTCCAATGGGGAAGAGTTGGTTTAA
- a CDS encoding methionine ABC transporter permease — MNTFITTFLPNVSEIWDEVLLSTWETLYMTLVAGLIAGVLGVILGVILVVTEDGGILQNKHLYNVLDKLVNIFRSLPFIILMALIVPFTRFVVGTSIGTTASIVPLVVATVPFYARQIQNALVEVDPGVIEAAQSMGASPGEIIFRVYLKEGLAGIIRVSSVTIINLIGLTAMAGAIGGGGLGNLAITRGYNRFQNDVTLVATIIILIIVFISQAIGNALVKKVSH, encoded by the coding sequence ATGAACACATTCATCACAACATTTCTCCCTAACGTCTCTGAAATCTGGGATGAAGTGCTCCTGAGCACATGGGAGACCTTATACATGACGCTCGTTGCCGGACTGATCGCAGGCGTACTGGGAGTCATCCTCGGCGTGATTCTGGTTGTCACCGAAGATGGGGGCATCCTTCAGAACAAGCACCTGTACAATGTTCTGGATAAGCTCGTCAATATCTTCCGCTCACTGCCCTTCATCATCCTGATGGCGCTGATCGTACCGTTCACGCGTTTCGTGGTCGGCACTTCGATCGGAACGACCGCATCGATTGTGCCGCTGGTTGTAGCGACGGTTCCCTTCTATGCCCGCCAGATCCAAAACGCATTGGTTGAAGTCGATCCCGGCGTCATCGAGGCGGCCCAATCAATGGGTGCCAGCCCCGGGGAAATCATCTTCCGCGTCTACCTGAAGGAAGGCTTGGCCGGCATCATCCGCGTATCATCCGTAACGATCATCAACCTGATCGGTTTGACGGCAATGGCCGGAGCTATCGGCGGAGGCGGCTTGGGTAACCTGGCCATCACCCGCGGCTACAACCGATTCCAGAACGACGTGACCCTGGTCGCAACCATCATCATCCTGATCATCGTATTCATCAGCCAAGCCATCGGAAATGCCTTGGTCAAAAAAGTAAGTCACTAA
- a CDS encoding GNAT family N-acetyltransferase yields the protein MAITLKKCGSEDLADLQAIGIETFTDTFAAYNTPEDMQAYLDKAYDPEKLKAELSTEGSTFYFLYDDEELAGYMKVNVAAALTEEMGADSLEVERIYIRPAFKRKGLGRFLIEKAIEIAHTQGKNLIWLGVWEHNVNAIAFYEKMGFVRTGAHSFFMGEDEQTDFIMTKKLH from the coding sequence ATGGCAATCACACTGAAAAAATGCGGCAGCGAAGACTTAGCGGATCTTCAAGCAATCGGCATCGAAACGTTCACTGACACGTTCGCGGCCTACAACACTCCGGAAGACATGCAGGCATACCTGGACAAGGCCTACGATCCGGAGAAGCTGAAGGCGGAGCTTTCGACTGAAGGTTCGACCTTCTACTTTCTGTATGACGATGAGGAACTGGCGGGCTATATGAAGGTCAATGTCGCTGCGGCCCTGACGGAAGAGATGGGAGCTGATTCATTGGAAGTGGAGCGGATCTACATCCGGCCGGCCTTCAAACGCAAGGGACTCGGTCGCTTCCTGATCGAAAAAGCAATCGAAATCGCCCACACCCAAGGCAAGAATCTGATCTGGCTCGGCGTCTGGGAACACAATGTAAATGCCATCGCTTTTTATGAAAAGATGGGCTTTGTCCGTACCGGCGCGCATTCGTTCTTTATGGGCGAGGATGAGCAGACTGACTTCATCATGACGAAGAAGCTGCATTGA
- a CDS encoding ATP-binding cassette domain-containing protein, with translation MISLQDISVTFKTDKNKAVHAVQHVSLEVDKGDVYGIVGYSGAGKSTLVRTINLLQRPTEGKVIVSGKDMMALNDKDLRESRKKIGMIFQHFNLMRSRTIYDNVAFPLKNSSLSKQEIHDKVTELLSLVGLSEKAKAYPSQLSGGQKQRVAIARALANDPEVLLCDEATSALDPKTTSSILTLLKELNKRLNLTIVIITHEMQVVKEICNKVAVMENGGVIEYGSILDIFTKPQNQLTKDFIDTATHVEHGIETVITHPTILNLNEHDVLTKLSFVGGSTGEPLIAKLANTFNVQGNILFGNVEILQDTPVGTLLLVLSGTPEAIAEAVRYLQDNGVTVEIITEEIIAEKKNKGGDEE, from the coding sequence ATCTCAGTGACTTTTAAAACTGACAAAAACAAAGCCGTCCATGCCGTGCAGCATGTTTCGCTGGAAGTCGATAAGGGCGACGTCTATGGCATCGTCGGATACAGCGGTGCCGGCAAAAGTACCTTAGTAAGGACCATCAATCTTCTGCAGCGACCGACTGAAGGAAAAGTCATCGTGAGCGGAAAAGACATGATGGCATTGAACGACAAGGACCTGCGCGAGTCCCGCAAAAAAATCGGGATGATTTTCCAGCATTTCAACCTGATGCGCTCCCGCACCATTTACGACAACGTCGCGTTTCCCTTGAAGAATTCTTCCTTAAGCAAACAGGAAATCCACGACAAGGTAACGGAACTTCTTTCATTGGTTGGGTTGTCCGAAAAAGCCAAAGCTTACCCTTCCCAATTGTCAGGCGGGCAAAAGCAACGCGTGGCCATCGCCCGCGCATTGGCGAATGATCCGGAAGTGCTGCTTTGTGATGAAGCGACCAGCGCGTTGGATCCGAAAACGACTTCTTCGATACTGACCTTATTGAAAGAGCTGAACAAGAGATTGAACCTGACGATCGTCATCATCACCCATGAGATGCAGGTCGTGAAGGAAATCTGCAACAAAGTGGCTGTGATGGAAAACGGCGGCGTGATCGAATACGGTTCGATCCTTGACATCTTCACAAAGCCGCAGAACCAATTGACGAAAGACTTCATCGATACGGCAACGCATGTCGAACACGGCATCGAGACGGTCATCACCCACCCGACGATCCTGAACCTGAACGAACATGATGTGTTGACAAAGCTATCATTCGTCGGAGGTTCCACAGGTGAGCCGCTCATCGCCAAACTGGCCAATACATTCAATGTCCAAGGCAACATCCTCTTCGGAAACGTCGAGATCCTGCAGGACACGCCAGTCGGCACCCTGCTCCTCGTCCTGAGCGGGACGCCGGAAGCGATCGCGGAAGCCGTCCGCTATCTGCAGGATAATGGCGTAACGGTGGAAATCATCACCGAGGAAATCATCGCCGAAAAGAAAAATAAAGGAGGAGACGAAGAATGA
- a CDS encoding MetQ/NlpA family ABC transporter substrate-binding protein, whose protein sequence is MKNKTFLATLTLSASLFLAACSNAASDSASDSSTADATEPVKVTLGVVGEVNEPWDYVIEELKEKENIEVELVKFTDYTTPNNALAEGEIDLSSFQTEIFMDNYNRDHGTELTTIGYTVMAPLGLYSDKITSINELKDGDTIAIPNDVSNEGRALILLQTAGLITLDPEAGLVPTTEDVIENRLNLQFQTLESNQTARALQDVTASVINSGMAVDAGFIPSEDAVFLEPVTEDSKPYYNVIAALSEHIDNETFQTIVAYYQSEGTAKVIEEASKGSQFPVWDEVK, encoded by the coding sequence ATGAAAAACAAGACATTTTTAGCAACATTGACCCTTTCAGCCAGCCTTTTCCTTGCCGCTTGCAGCAACGCAGCCTCCGATTCCGCCAGCGATTCTTCCACTGCGGACGCGACCGAGCCCGTCAAAGTAACGCTAGGCGTCGTCGGCGAAGTCAACGAGCCTTGGGATTACGTCATCGAAGAACTGAAAGAAAAAGAGAATATCGAAGTCGAATTGGTCAAATTCACCGACTACACAACGCCTAACAATGCTTTGGCCGAAGGTGAAATCGATCTGAGTTCGTTCCAGACAGAGATCTTCATGGACAACTACAACAGAGATCATGGAACGGAATTGACGACCATCGGCTATACGGTAATGGCTCCTTTGGGACTTTACTCCGATAAAATCACAAGCATCAACGAACTGAAGGACGGCGACACGATTGCCATTCCGAACGATGTCTCCAACGAAGGACGCGCTTTGATCCTGCTGCAGACAGCCGGATTGATTACACTTGATCCCGAAGCTGGTTTGGTTCCGACAACCGAAGATGTCATCGAAAACAGATTGAATCTGCAGTTCCAGACACTTGAATCCAATCAGACTGCCCGCGCTTTGCAGGACGTGACTGCATCCGTCATCAACAGCGGCATGGCCGTGGATGCCGGCTTCATCCCGAGTGAAGATGCCGTCTTCCTTGAGCCGGTTACGGAAGACTCAAAACCTTATTACAACGTCATCGCGGCACTTTCCGAACACATCGACAACGAAACCTTCCAAACGATCGTAGCCTACTACCAATCCGAAGGAACGGCCAAAGTCATCGAAGAAGCTTCAAAAGGCTCGCAGTTTCCGGTTTGGGACGAAGTAAAATAG
- a CDS encoding SemiSWEET transporter: MIGFIAAILTTLSFVPQAWQIIKTKDTSGISLGMYAMFVVGVFLWLIHGWNIQDYAVISANGITLVLASIILFYKIKYK; this comes from the coding sequence ATGATAGGGTTCATCGCAGCTATTTTAACAACGTTGTCCTTCGTTCCGCAGGCATGGCAGATCATCAAAACCAAGGATACTTCCGGCATCTCGTTGGGCATGTACGCCATGTTTGTGGTCGGCGTATTTTTGTGGTTGATCCACGGATGGAACATCCAGGATTATGCGGTCATTTCGGCGAACGGCATCACCTTGGTACTGGCTTCAATTATCTTGTTTTATAAAATCAAATATAAATAA
- a CDS encoding methylglyoxal synthase — protein sequence MKVALIAHDRKKDLMIQLCTAYKAILQEHELFATGTTGTRIMEATGLDVHRFKSGPLGGDQQIGAMISQNEMDVVIFLRDPLAAMPHEPDVTALIRLSDVYEIPLATNIGTAEVLLRGLDAGFVDWREFYNAEGTIQF from the coding sequence ATGAAAGTAGCATTAATTGCGCATGACCGTAAAAAAGATTTGATGATCCAGTTATGTACCGCCTATAAAGCAATTCTGCAAGAACACGAATTGTTCGCGACAGGAACGACCGGAACCCGTATCATGGAAGCGACCGGGCTGGATGTGCACCGCTTCAAGTCAGGTCCACTCGGCGGGGATCAACAGATCGGAGCCATGATTTCGCAAAACGAGATGGATGTGGTCATCTTCCTGAGGGATCCGTTGGCTGCTATGCCGCATGAACCCGATGTAACCGCTTTGATCCGTCTGAGCGATGTCTATGAAATTCCGTTGGCCACCAATATCGGCACAGCTGAAGTGCTGCTCCGCGGGTTGGATGCTGGTTTCGTCGATTGGCGCGAATTCTACAATGCGGAAGGCACGATTCAGTTCTGA
- a CDS encoding transposase has protein sequence MELNLTIKAKLKLSNPKDALAFQEVCEQYRRACNYVSDYVFNHDFELNSVKLNEVLYHDVRERFNLKSQLTQSTFRTVTARYKAVQTQLRRNSNKYDSSKKDEDGKPVYITVQKDLNWLWHPIQFSRPQADLVRNRDWSIVDNGRTFSINTLKGRVKCRFFLKGFEEYLDGTWAFGLAKLVKSGKNWFLHISVKKEVSEMELTDIKHVVGIDRGLRQLVTTYDEKDKTTFYNGNAVLKKRRHYKELRRSLQARNTRNSKRRIRKMESRENRWMADVNHCLSKTLVSLYDSDTVFVLEDLIGVRFATEQVAKAQRYEQVSWAFFQFGQMLTYKANKVGSMVVEVSAAYTSQRCPKCGTIKKSNRDKHNHEYHCPCGYRSNDDRVGAMNIQQLGIQYVSGVANPKFEKQQANS, from the coding sequence GTGGAACTAAATCTGACGATCAAAGCAAAGTTGAAGCTCTCGAACCCCAAAGACGCATTGGCGTTTCAAGAAGTCTGCGAACAGTATAGACGGGCATGCAATTACGTATCTGATTATGTTTTTAACCATGATTTTGAGTTAAATTCTGTCAAATTAAACGAAGTTTTGTATCATGATGTTCGCGAACGATTCAATTTGAAATCCCAATTGACCCAATCAACCTTTCGGACCGTTACGGCCCGATACAAAGCCGTGCAAACGCAACTCCGTCGCAATTCCAACAAATATGACAGCAGCAAAAAGGATGAGGACGGAAAGCCAGTGTACATTACAGTTCAAAAGGACCTGAATTGGCTCTGGCACCCTATCCAGTTTTCTCGACCACAAGCAGATTTGGTGCGCAATCGCGATTGGAGTATTGTCGATAACGGCAGAACGTTTTCAATCAATACGTTGAAGGGGCGCGTGAAGTGCAGGTTTTTCCTCAAAGGTTTTGAAGAGTATCTTGACGGTACCTGGGCGTTTGGTTTGGCGAAATTGGTCAAGTCAGGCAAGAATTGGTTCTTACATATTTCGGTAAAAAAAGAAGTCTCCGAAATGGAATTGACAGACATCAAACACGTTGTCGGAATCGACAGAGGGTTGCGTCAATTAGTGACAACCTATGACGAAAAAGACAAAACCACTTTCTACAACGGAAATGCAGTCTTGAAAAAGCGCAGACACTACAAAGAACTGCGCCGCAGTTTGCAGGCACGCAACACCAGGAACTCGAAACGTCGTATCCGGAAAATGGAAAGTCGAGAGAACCGCTGGATGGCAGATGTGAATCACTGCCTGTCTAAGACACTCGTCTCCCTATATGATTCCGATACGGTATTTGTGTTGGAAGATTTGATTGGCGTGCGTTTCGCCACAGAACAAGTTGCGAAAGCACAACGCTATGAGCAAGTATCGTGGGCTTTCTTTCAATTCGGGCAGATGCTCACTTACAAAGCCAACAAAGTTGGCTCCATGGTGGTTGAAGTAAGTGCCGCGTATACAAGTCAGCGGTGTCCCAAATGTGGCACAATCAAAAAATCCAATCGGGATAAGCACAATCACGAATATCATTGCCCATGCGGGTATCGTTCAAACGATGATCGTGTTGGCGCAATGAATATTCAACAACTTGGGATACAATACGTAAGCGGTGTAGCGAATCCCAAATTTGAGAAACAACAAGCAAATTCCTAG